A segment of the Bos taurus isolate L1 Dominette 01449 registration number 42190680 breed Hereford chromosome 19, ARS-UCD2.0, whole genome shotgun sequence genome:
CTTTTCACTCATGATCTCTTCCATTAGACGAATAAgccttgaaagaaaaattttctcaattttttaaaaagttcatggTTATGAGCAGACCACCAACTTTTACTCACAGGGCTACAAGAGAACACCTGCTTAACCTTTTTAACCATTCTACCCTTTACCCTTAAACCACAAGACAATACTCTTTctgttaataattaaaaaaaaaaaaaaaatagtgatagCCAATTACCTGAAGGAAGCAAAACAATTTTCAGCATGACAGATTTCAAATTAGCATTTAGATTCCACCCAACTGAAAGTCACTCTTAAGATAACTTGTGCAACAGTGACTCAACTTGTAGAGTTGTTTTCAGAGTTAGTCACTTACTTTTCATCCTTTTCTACGTCATGACACACATCCACAATCTGAAGAATGTTGTGATTTGCACTCAGTTCTAGTGCACCAATGTTTATATGAATATAGTCTTTCAGGAAATCTTCAGCAAGCTGTCTTACTTCTTTTGGCCAAGTAGCACTCCACATTAGGGTTTGCCTGTCAGGCTACagatttttagattaaaaaaaaaaaaaagtcattgtatTTCAAGAACAAATTTACAGCTTAGTTTGAAGACATGACACAACATTTAAAAGGACACTCACTCTGATCTGGTCCACAATCTTCCTTATTTGGGGTTCAAACCCCATATCAAGCATTCTATCTGCTTCATCAAGGACAAGGTAGGTGGTTCTTCTTAGATTGGTTTTCCCACATTCTAAAAAGTCTATCAGTCTTCCAGGTGTTGCAATACAGATTTCCACACCTTTAATTAAACACACAAATGTTACCACAACATCCAGAACTTTCTGCATAATCAGTGACAAATAAAACCTTTTTGGTTACATACCTCTTTCCAAATCACGTATTTGTGGTCCCTTGGGAGCACCGCCATAAATGCAAGTAGACTTCAAGCGACATGCTCTACAGTATTCAGCAGCTACTTGCTGTACCTGTTGGGCCAGTTCCCGAGTAGGTGCCAGCACCAAGCACTAAGGAAAGAGAAAGCGGAACACCTTAAGGAGAGTCCTGAATTCTAGTTTTCAAGTGCTAATTTACTATTGCTACACGGGTAGATGATTTACACTGGCAATACCCAAAGCAGCTTTGTCCCTTCCTACACTGAAAAACATAACTATATATAAAACCACCACAATTTTACTCTGCTGTATATTCCACAAATCTCTATGCTTTTAACAAAGTTAAGAGAATACAATGTACACTTACAATAGGCCCATCACCTCTCTCTAGGAATGGCTGATGATTGATGTGGACAATGGCAGGCAGCAAATACTatacaagagaaaagcaaaaaaatgaagtcacatTAAAAACACTTCTGGTTTCTTTTAACTCCCAATCCATTTTCTTCAGGACCTGTTACATAACTCAAAAGTTCTCCCAAACTTACAGACAAAGTCTTCCCAGATCCAGTTTGTGCTACCCCAACCATATCCAATCCACTTAGAGCAACTGGCCATCCCTGAGCTTGAATAGCTGTGGGTTCAGTGAAGTTCTGCCTTGCAATCACGTCCATGACATTTGCTGTAATGTTAAGAATTAAACATCAATAATgccaaaagaaaaggaattttttttaaaaggtggggAAAACTAGCACTTACCAGGGAAGTTTGCCTCATAAAAATTCAGGACTGGCTTCGGGCAATTATGACCTCTAACTGTAATTTCCTTGCTTCTTCTGTATGTCTCTACCTCTTGctacaaaagaaaccataaaaattcAGTTTATCTCATGAGGACTCCCCCTAACTAAACACACAACCAATACACCCCTAAGTTAATAATTATCTACATTAACAGTCCTTTAAGTTTGCAAGACATTTCTAGTCAAACTTAAAAGTCACTTGAGTTACAGCCTGAAAAAACCATATGAAATTACTCACTGCTGTACGCCTAGCCAAATCGGGGTGTTCTTGATAAAAATTCTTCTCAAACTTAGGCAGCTCATCAAGATTCCACTTCTTTTTAACCAGTTTCTCTCCAGGATTTCCAAACTTCTTTCCAGATAAGGGCCCTGCCCTACTACCTCCAAATCGAGGAGCACCAAAcctaaaattagaggaaaaaaaaattgcattttcaAACATGTACAGACTTATTTTACCATCCCTGCGCACATGCTAAAACTCAATGAAAGACTCTGGAGGTGGAAGTGCTGTTCTCAGTGACGGTCATTCTTTCAAAAG
Coding sequences within it:
- the DDX5 gene encoding probable ATP-dependent RNA helicase DDX5: MSGYSSDRDRGRDRGFGAPRFGGSRAGPLSGKKFGNPGEKLVKKKWNLDELPKFEKNFYQEHPDLARRTAQEVETYRRSKEITVRGHNCPKPVLNFYEANFPANVMDVIARQNFTEPTAIQAQGWPVALSGLDMVGVAQTGSGKTLSYLLPAIVHINHQPFLERGDGPICLVLAPTRELAQQVQQVAAEYCRACRLKSTCIYGGAPKGPQIRDLERGVEICIATPGRLIDFLECGKTNLRRTTYLVLDEADRMLDMGFEPQIRKIVDQIRPDRQTLMWSATWPKEVRQLAEDFLKDYIHINIGALELSANHNILQIVDVCHDVEKDEKLIRLMEEIMSEKENKTIVFVETKRRCDELTRKMRRDGWPAMGIHGDKSQQERDWVLNEFKHGKAPILIATDVASRGLDVEDVKFVINYDYPNSSEDYIHRIGRTARSTKTGTAYTFFTPNNIKQVSDLISVLREANQAINPKLLQLVEDRGSGRSRGRGGMKDDRRDRYSAGKRGGFNTFRDRENYDRGYSSLLKRDFGAKTQNGVYSAANYTNGSFGSNFVSAGIQTSFRTGNPTGTYQNGYDSTQQYGSNVPNMHNGMNQQAYAYPATAAAPMIGYPMPTGYSQ